The following proteins are co-located in the Oncorhynchus kisutch isolate 150728-3 unplaced genomic scaffold, Okis_V2 scaffold3981, whole genome shotgun sequence genome:
- the LOC109878582 gene encoding methylthioribulose-1-phosphate dehydratase — translation MTSVCDATIDDKENGSESTESQDKEHPRLLIPELCRLFYQLGWVTGTGGGLSLRRGDQIYIAPSGVQKERLQPDDMFVCDVEERDISSPPPWKNLKKSQCTPLFMNAFTMRAAQAVIHTHSKAAVMATLFYPGKEFRITHQEMIKGIRKGTSRTNYRYDETLVVPIIENTPEERDLKERMALAMEQYPDSCAVLVRRHGVYVWGESWEKAKTMCECYDYLFDIAVQMKQSGMDPSAPPIEENHYYDVQPSQ, via the exons ATGACATCTGTTTGTGATGCCACCATTGATGACAAGGAAAATGGTTCCGAGTCGACGGAGTCTCAG GACAAGGAACATCCACGGCTTCTCATCCCAGAGTTATGTCGTCTTTTCTACCAACTCGGCTGGGTTACTGGGACAGGAGGAGGGCTAAGTTTGAGACGTGG AGATCAGATCTACATTGCCCCGTCTGGAGTGCAGAAGGAGCGACTACAG CCAGATGAcatgtttgtctgtgatgtggaggagagagacatcagCTCCCCACCCCCCTGGAAGAACCTGAAGAAGAGCCAGTGCACCCCTCTGTTCATGAATGCCTTCACTATGAGAG CGGCGCAGGCCGTCATCCACACCCACTCCAAGGCTGCCGTCATGGCAACTCTGTTTTATCCTGGCAAGGAGTTCCGCATAACTCACCAGGAGATGATAAAGGGAATCCGCAAGGGCACCTCCAGAACCAACTACAG atatgaTGAAACCCTGGTGGTCCCCATCATTGAGAACACCCCGGAGGAGCGGGACCTGAAGGAGCGCATGGCGCTGGCCATGGAGCAGTACCCAGACTCCTGTGCGGTCCTCGTCCGGCGCCACGGCGTCTACGTGTGGGGGGAGTCCTGGGAGAAAGCCAAGACCAT GTGTGAATGTTATGACTACCTATTTGACATCGCCGTCCAAATGAAGCAGAGTGGAATGGATCCTTCAGCACCACCCATTGAAGAGAACCATTACTACGATGTCCAACCATCCCAATAA
- the LOC116372961 gene encoding uncharacterized protein LOC116372961 codes for MPISDLRMWTLLLGVIFGLLAPVQSDPVPASTEPPALAAGDSLGEMFKIFKKLVVGPPDATNGTSSSDETVDLDHLVTPDPVTSDPEDQLPTFDPEEGSTDETEGSTTEGSTTEGSTTEGSMKHPTSGQDDEGDLFDANLKPSFNLRPSPTPRPSPTPRPSQSDTEDNYEKYNYDSSPSDRPDSPVEEEMILDTESPTAEFVPTAEVVPTAEFVPTAEFVPTAEFVPTAEFVPTAEFVSTAEVVPTVEFVPTVEFVPTAEFVPTVEFVPTAEFVPTAEFVPTVEFVPTAEFVSTAEVVPNADFFPTAEFVPTAEFEPTTDFPMDLEDVNTILDANPSPSPYPTHDANPSTSPYPTHDASTTTELEELEDDIFRPNFVASPSRVPDPSPSHSPISEFEEEDLLPLSLDPSFSSTSRPSQSSGTSHTPSSNLTSMTGLEEGGAAKMNTELAFTSTTSSVAPTTVRMNSDIEMSGSGFLPQSSTTVAAPAGEEDQTYNSLVDKPFIETKTRIQGSNRLALPREEPAVDTSTVLHDAAAVKPTPSRQHDSYTSGWLIIVAFVAGVAVLVVICVAIGTRDRWNAPAQASEKKVANASSGDEKAEREMERFLSKERPRENIHAAEYTVILLEDLPEKEPLD; via the exons atGCCTATCTCTGATCTCAGGATGTGGACTCTACTGCTTGGGGTTATTTTCGGACTTCTGGCACCTGTTCAGtccgaccctgttcctg CCTCGACAGAACCTCCCGCTCTGGCTGCTGGGGATTCTCTTGGGGAAATGTTCAAGATCTTCAAGAAGCTTGTAGTGGGTCCCCCGGATGCCACCAATGGAACATCCAGCAGTGATGAAACAGTGGACCTAGATCATTtggtgacccctgaccctgtGACATCTGACCCGGAAGACCAGCTGCCCACCTTTGACCCAGAGGAGGGTAGCACAGATGAGACAGAGGgcagcactacagagggcagcactacagagggcagcactacagagggcagtaTGAAACACCCCACTTCAGGACAAGACGATGAAGGGGACCTGTTTGACGCCAACCTTAAACCTAGCTTTAACCTCCGCCCCAGTCCAACTCCTCGCCCCAGTCCAACTCCTCGCCCCAGTCAAAGCGACACAGAGGACAATTATGAAAAGTACAACTATGATTCCAGTCCAAGTGATAGACCTGATTCACCAGTGGAAGAGGAAATGATCCTGGATACCGAAAGCCCCACAGCAGAGTTTGTCCCCACAGCAGAGGTTGTCCCCACAGCAGAGTTTGTCCCCACAGCAGAGTTTGTCCCCACAGCAGAGTTTGTCCCCACAGCAGAGTTTGTCCCCACAGCAGAGTTTGTCTCCACAGCAGAGGTTGTCCCCACAGTAGAGTTTGTCCCCACAGTAGAGTTTGTCCCCACAGCAGAGTTTGTCCCCACAGTAGAGTTTGTCCCCACAGCAGAGTTTGTCCCCACAGCAGAGTTTGTCCCCACAGTAGAGTTTGTCCCCACAGCAGAGTTTGTCTCCACAGCAGAGGTTGTCCCCAATGCAGATTTTTTCCCCACAGCAGAGTTTGTCCCCACAGCAGAGTTTGAACCCACCACTGATTTTCCGATGGATTTGGAAGATGTTAACACAATCCTTGACGccaaccccagccccagtccttaTCCAACTCATGACGCTAACCCCAGCACCAGTCCTTATCCAACTCATGATGCTAGCACCACAACAGAGCTAGAGGAGTTGGAGGACGATATATTCAGACCAAACTTTGTCGCCAGCCCTAGTCGTGTACCGGATCCCAGTCCCAGCCATAGTCCCATCTCAGAGTTTGAAGAAGAAGACCTGTTACCTCTTAGCCTTGATCCAAGCTTTAGTAGCACCTCCAGACCTAGCCAAAGTTCGGGGACCAGCCATACACCTAGTTCTAACCTAACCAGTATGACAGGCTTGGAGGAAGGCGGGGCTGCAAAGATGAATACAGAGCTGGCCTTCACCTCAACCACCAGTTCTGTCGCACCTACAACAGTCAGGATGAATTCAGACATCGAAATGTCAGGGTCGGGATTCCTGCCTCAGAGTAGCACCACAGTAGCAGCCCCTGCTGGCGAGGAGGACCAAACATACAACTCCCTAGTCGATAAGCCATTCATTGAAACAAAGACAAGAATTCAAGGCAGCAATAGGCTTGCTCTACCAAGGGAGGAACCGGCAGTGGATACCTCTACAG TTCTTCATGATGCAGCTGCTGTAAAACCAACCCCATCCAGACAACATGATTCATATACATCGG gttggTTGATCATCGTTGCCTTCGTCGCGGGCGTGGCGGTCTTGGTCGTAATCTGTGTCGCCATAGGTACCAGAGACAG GTGGAATGCACCAGCCCAGGCATCTGAGAAGAAGGTCGCCAACGCGAGCTCAGGAGATGAGAAGGCGGAGCGTGAAATGGAGAGGTTTCTGTCTAAAGAGAGGCCAAGGGAAAACATCCACGCTGCAGAGTACACTGTTATACTTCTGGAGGACCTCCCAGAGAAAGAGCCGCTGGACTGA